A genomic stretch from Setaria italica strain Yugu1 chromosome VII, Setaria_italica_v2.0, whole genome shotgun sequence includes:
- the LOC101771576 gene encoding F-box/FBD/LRR-repeat protein At1g16930, which yields MPTATIRRPPRRRSSSAVGMVAGAKGKGKGRLRAQGEEEQGLDHISDLPDAVLGDIVSRLPTKDGALTQVLSSRWRRMWLSAPLNLDLQFHPIPLGVIPHILSSHRGPGRRFSTPVPCYYYEEEELRNLSAATLDEWLLSPALDNLQELLFGHEIPCRDRGNPPPLPTSALRFSRTVRIATFRVCRFPDGINVRLPLLQELGLSRVIISESSLQALLAGCPVLQSLMLTYNDSYSRVRIVSPTIRSIDVASGSGSSDLSLQQLIIEDAPCLERLDQKAHFKYGKVMNILVISAPKLVFWDSSMMAIPDFRLAPPFFRGCALLP from the exons ATGCCCACCGCTACcatccggcggccgccgcgccgccgttcTAGCTCCGCCGTGGGGATGGTCGCCGGAgccaaggggaaggggaaggggagacTGCGAGCACAAGGAGAGGAAGAGCAAGGCCTGGACCACATCAGCGACCTTCCCGACGCCGTCCTCGGCGACATCGTCTCCCGCCTCCCCACCAAGGACGGCGCCCTCACGCAGGTCCTCTCCTCCCGGTGGCGCCGCATGTGGCTCTCCGCTCCCCTCAACTTGGACCTCCAGTTCCATCCCATCCCCCTCGGTGTGATCCCCCACATCCTCTCCTCGCATCggggccccggccgccgcttctCCACCCCCGTGCCCTGCTACTactacgaggaggaggagctgagaAACCTCTCCGCCGCGACCCTGGACGAGTGGCTCCTCTCCCCCGCCCTCGACAACCTCCAGGAGCTCCTCTTCGGCCACGAGATCCCGTGTCGGGATCGGGGGAAtcctccgccgctgcccacATCGGCACTCCGCTTCTCTCGCACTGTTCGCATTGCCACATTCCGTGTCTGCCGTTTCCCGGATGGAATCAATGTCCGCTTGCCACTTCTCCAGGAACTGGGCCTTTCAAGAGTCATCATCTCGGAGAGTTCTTTACAAGCCTTGCTTGCTGGCTGCCCTGTCCTGCAGAGCCTGATGCTAACTTACAATGACAGCTACTCTCGTGTCCGGATCGTGTCCCCTACGATCAGAAGTATTGATGTGGCATCAGGTTCAGGCTCGAGCGATCTCAGCCTGCAGCAACTCATCATTGAGGATGCTCCCTGCCTAGAGAGATTAGATCAGAAAGCTCATTTTAAATATGGCAAGGTAATGAACATCTTGGTGATCTCCGCGCCAAAATTGGTATTTTGGGACTCCTCTATGATGGCTATCCCAGACTTCAGATTGGCACCACCGTTTTTCAG GGGTTGCGCCTTGTTACCATGA
- the LOC101758039 gene encoding uncharacterized protein LOC101758039 gives MAWTEAAMRRAGAFVTLAAASALVLLLFPAPAAVDRGYVLVPILALFVALLLGCAAVLLSPAATAPARAILAVQWRAATARELRWVGFTAVVFCAGHVVRAVVREEPAAEEEEVSTDKVGAVAILSLVFLAGVWTVNLSVLTGRVGSRSVTQPPPPPLQAPEEELDCA, from the coding sequence ATGGCGTGGACCGAGGCGGCCATGCGCCGGGCAGGGGCGTTCGTGACGCTCGCCGCGGCGTCCGCGCTCGTGCTCCTGCTCTTCCCCGCGCCCGCGGCCGTGGACCGCGGGTACGTACTCGTTCCCATCCTTGCACTGTTCGTCGCCTTACTCCTCGGCTGCGCCGCCGTGCTTCTCTCCCCGGCCGCGACCGCGCCTGCGCGTGCGATCTTGGCCGTGCAGTGGCGCGCGGCCACGGCAAGGGAGCTGCGGTGGGTCGGGTTCACCGCCGTCGTGTTCTGCGCGGGGCACGTGGTCCGCGCCGTCGTGcgggaggagccggcggcggaggaggaggaggtgtcgACGGACAAGGTCGGCGCCGTCGCCATCCTGTCCCTGGTGTTCTTGGCGGGAGTGTGGACTGTGAACCTGTCCGTGCTCACGGGAAGGGTGGGTTCTCGGTCGGtgacgcagccgccgccgccgccactgcagGCGCCGGAAGAAGAGCTTGACTGCGCGTAG